A genome region from Arthrobacter agilis includes the following:
- a CDS encoding bifunctional 3'-5' exonuclease/DNA polymerase, whose product MYIAVAPMPPHRGGGMVALQSLDARGAPIGDPVVVDRAGFTAAVAEAEVRRPRWVWEGTRRWYPDLLSGGVTVDRCWDLTLTRAILAHAPACRPSPYIDSLRATAQTDDGTEPARVSLPPLPAAPNQQSLFDEPQGVAGPFLDDVVGQLGDQLAAVAGAADAGRLNLLVAAESAGALIAAEMEFWGLPWRRDIHEELLERSLGPRPADGARPAELERLAGELRAALGNPALNPDSPQDVLRALHRAGIEVKTTRSWELERQQHPAILPLLAYKKLSRLLTANGWNWLDTWVHDGRFRPEYVVGGVVSGRWASRGGGALQIPHQVRDAVRPDEGHVFIVADAAQLEPRVLAALGRDSALASAARGRDLYQGIADQGFGGDRAKAKLAMLGAMYGATSGESGRLMPQLTRAYPRAIGVVEAAARAGEAGEGVSSHLGRGCPPASEDWRARQRTTTAEEQRRADGAARARGRFTRNFVVQASAAEWALCWLAEVRRRLAASTIPEPRSRIAFFLHDEVVLHVPADRAEEAGAILDDAARAATLLIFGDIPLEFSITTVTVSSYADAK is encoded by the coding sequence ATGTACATCGCCGTGGCACCGATGCCGCCCCATCGGGGCGGGGGCATGGTGGCGCTCCAGAGCCTGGATGCCCGCGGTGCGCCGATCGGCGATCCGGTGGTGGTGGACCGGGCCGGCTTCACCGCCGCCGTCGCGGAAGCCGAGGTCCGGCGGCCGCGCTGGGTCTGGGAGGGCACGCGCCGCTGGTATCCCGACCTGCTCTCGGGCGGTGTCACGGTGGACCGCTGCTGGGACCTGACCCTGACCCGCGCCATCCTCGCGCACGCGCCGGCGTGCCGTCCCTCCCCGTACATCGACTCCCTGCGGGCGACGGCGCAGACGGACGACGGGACGGAACCGGCGCGGGTCTCGCTGCCGCCGCTTCCGGCCGCGCCGAACCAGCAGTCGCTGTTCGACGAGCCGCAGGGCGTGGCGGGTCCGTTCCTCGACGACGTCGTCGGGCAGCTGGGCGACCAGCTGGCCGCCGTCGCCGGCGCCGCCGACGCGGGGCGCCTCAACCTGCTCGTCGCGGCCGAGTCGGCCGGGGCCCTGATCGCCGCCGAGATGGAGTTCTGGGGCCTCCCCTGGCGCCGGGACATCCATGAGGAGCTGCTGGAACGGAGCCTCGGCCCGCGGCCGGCGGACGGCGCCCGCCCCGCGGAGCTGGAGCGGCTCGCCGGCGAGCTGCGGGCCGCTCTGGGGAACCCCGCGCTCAACCCGGATTCACCGCAGGACGTCCTCCGTGCACTGCACCGGGCAGGGATCGAGGTGAAGACGACCCGGTCCTGGGAACTCGAGCGTCAGCAGCACCCGGCGATCCTGCCGTTGCTGGCCTACAAGAAACTGTCGCGGCTCCTGACCGCCAACGGCTGGAACTGGCTCGATACGTGGGTACACGACGGCCGTTTCCGTCCGGAGTACGTGGTCGGTGGCGTGGTCTCCGGACGCTGGGCATCACGCGGTGGCGGAGCCCTGCAGATCCCCCACCAGGTGCGCGACGCGGTGAGACCGGACGAGGGCCACGTCTTCATCGTCGCCGATGCCGCGCAGCTCGAGCCGAGGGTCCTGGCCGCCCTTGGCAGGGATTCGGCGCTCGCCTCCGCGGCCCGGGGCCGGGACCTCTACCAGGGCATCGCCGACCAGGGATTCGGTGGTGACCGCGCGAAGGCGAAACTCGCCATGCTCGGCGCCATGTACGGGGCCACCAGCGGCGAGTCCGGCCGACTGATGCCCCAACTGACCCGCGCCTACCCGCGCGCCATCGGGGTGGTCGAGGCCGCGGCGCGGGCCGGGGAGGCGGGCGAGGGCGTCTCGAGCCACCTCGGCCGGGGATGCCCGCCCGCGTCGGAGGACTGGCGGGCCCGGCAGCGCACGACGACGGCGGAGGAACAGCGCAGGGCGGACGGCGCAGCACGGGCCCGCGGCCGCTTCACGCGGAACTTCGTGGTGCAGGCCTCGGCAGCGGAGTGGGCGCTGTGCTGGCTCGCCGAGGTCCGCCGTCGCCTCGCCGCGAGCACCATCCCGGAGCCGCGGAGCCGTATCGCCTTCTTCCTCCACGACGAGGTGGTGCTGCACGTCCCGGCGGACCGGGCGGAGGAGGCCGGAGCCATCCTCGACGATGCCGCCCGCGCGGCGACCCTCCTGATCTTCGGGGACATCCCGCTCGAGTTCTCCATCACGACCGTCACGGTCTCCTCCTACGCCGACGCGAAGTGA